A window of Patagioenas fasciata isolate bPatFas1 chromosome 27, bPatFas1.hap1, whole genome shotgun sequence genomic DNA:
CCGCTTGCCTTGTGCGTCAAAACGCATCTTGGCGTGACTTTTCTTCTCCAATAACTTCACATCTGAAAGTCTCCATTACTATCGAAGCCTGAAACTCAGCGTAGTGGTTCTTCTCTAGTTTGTGTTTAAAACAACACCCGTTCTAGCAAAATGTCTCAATCCCTTTCTAGGCGGGGAGGGTTCATGCAAGGTGGCAACCAAAGTCAGATGATGCACGGAGGAGGAATGCAGGAAGGCTTTGCTGGCCAGGAGAGAGCAAACAGACCCAACGATCCTCGTTTCAACCGTCGCTACTGagtatgttttaatttttaatgcaagGTGGCAACTGAAATAAATCTGTCACCCAGGGTTACCATTAATTGTAACTTATGGGCTACcgtaagtgtatttttttttaagctgctgcCATATTACGTCACTCAATCCAATGTGAACTCATTTGTTTTGTAATGTGTTGTTCATACCCCATTGAAAATGTTTATTAATGAAGCATTCCATTTTCCATAAATAAAAGCCAGTTTACAGTTAATTGCTTTGTTTCAGCAGTCCCTGGAAAATGAATTTATTCAGCTCTATGCCAAACCATCTCATTTCAAAGGTGAGCTTGATTGAGCACGGATATTGAACTAGATTATGTTCCAAGCTCAACAACACAGCTCAATTTCTACACTGCCTAAGGGAATCTGATAAGCACCCTGTCCTACCTACAATTATTTCTGTAAGTCACAAACTAGACTTGGCAAAACATTCAACTTAAACCCAGCAACTGTATGGAAGGATCAGTCCCTTATTGAATGTACACGGTCTCACTGAGATGCAGTAAGAGGAGAACAGATGCGCCGGGTTAGATGCAGAAGTCCTTCCGGCTCGGTATTCTTTCCCCTTTAGAAGCAGGCGCGTAAAGAATACGTTGGAGCAGGGTGTACGTGGAGCAGTCGCCATCAGTCAATAACCCCCCAGCGTCCGGCACTCCGGGCTTTACTGAGCCGTAGTTTCCACCCGGGCCGTCAGGTTTAAGAGCCACCGATGGACCCGTCCTCCAGGAATTAACTTAAGCGctttttaaagctatttataCCTTCACCAAATCCTCTGAAATCTCCTGGCAGCAAGTTCCATCATATAactatttaaaaaaggaaagaaaacccttGCAAATCCTTCTTTGTTCCAGACCTACTTATATTCTGGCAGGGTGCACTGCAATCTTggctccttctcttcagaggagatggctcctggggaagaagtggagagcaagGCAATATTCTTGCTTTCCAGGAActtcccttcccagctcccaTTTTGTGTTGTTTCCCATCAGCAAACGAGGCTTCTGTCTTGAAAACagacaccaaccaaccaaaccattTCTGAACCCCTCGTTCTGTGTCCCATGGGGACTCTGCTGCACCTGCAGATCCATCCTCTTGCTCAGGTGCCAAAAAGCGTCACACACCGAGGTCTGAGTGTCTTCAAGGGAGTTCTAGCACTTTCTAAAGAAGCCAGCAGACACAATACTTTTCAACTCGAGACAAAATGAATCCACTCAGTTCCAGCCAACAGCTGTTAAAATGTAAAACCAAATAATCTGTTTAGTTAGCGAGTCTGGCAGCTGTAGAACAGGGGCCGTACCTCAGCACACGCCATCGCCCCGTTAAACTGACGCCTGACCTCTGCGGACCCTCTGCTAAGCCAGAAAGCACCGCAGCCTGTACGCTAAAACCAACCCAGATACAAAGGGAACTTCCAAATGGTTTTATTGTAGCCCTTGCGTGGCTGAGCTGCCCTCCAGCGGGACGGACTGTGTGTCACCCCAAAGACACGGGATGGAGAGAACCGTGAACCCCGAGAACGTGCTCACTTGACGAGATCCTTCATGTATTTCCAGCCTTCCGCGGTGTATTCACAGGCCCTGCTGGGAGCCGCAGACAGGGCGGACATGACTGTCTGCACTCCTGCAAGGAAACACAGCAGAGTTAGCCCAAAAACGGCGCCATTCAAACCAAACTTCCTAATATTATTCTAGCATTGCGGATCTCTTTAAACATGGAGAGAAAAATCCAGCTCCATCTCAGCTTTCAAATACACTGAGGCCTGAATGATCCATGGTTCAAGTACAGGTTTACTGTCTCAGTAGCATTTGTGCCACAGAGAAATTCCACCTTCGGTATAAGCTACATCACCCTTGGCCCCTTGCTCCTTTCACAGTTTGCTGAAGGTTATTTTACCTTTGTTCCAGGAATCAGAGGGGGAAAAGTCCAATTTTGGAGTGGGTGGGAgctggaaagagagagggagaaaatatCAGCACTTGAGGGGTTTCACATATAACAGGACCCACATCACCTTGGAGAAGCCTCTTGAGCTCATCCCAAAAATACCCGAGTGCCTACTCTCCAAGTCTCAAAAGGATCAAACATGAGGCTTAAAGTCTGGACTTTGCTCTTCCCCCCAGTATAAAGCGGGTACAGAAGTGGTAACTTATCATTTGGGTGCTCCTGAGAACTCATCTCCACGCCTGTCTCCTCACAGTTTCGAATACGCTCTAATATGAAAACTGCTTTTCAAACTGAGCAAAGACTCCTCCGGTTCTGAGGATTTCAAACACTAAGATTTACTCAAAGAGCCTCTTCAGATGAACTTAAGCAGCCTGAGAAATCAGGAGGAGGATCTttacattaattttttaaaagcacgTAGGATCCTTCAAAAGCAGCTTAGGAATAGCACTACCTAGTGAAGTACCTCGCAGAGCGTATTTGCAATCCCCTAGTTACCCCTTCTCCTTTGAAACAACATCCGTGAGCAACATCTCTCCCCTAAATTCAAAGTTTTATCCTCCTTCCATTTCAATCCTCCTCAAAATATTTTCAACATGAAacccagtttcaacagcaaaaccCCTGCCAGCATTACTGGAACCAGAACATCGCCCCAGTGTTTCCTCCTCCTCGTTCAAAGGACGTGTTTGTTCTGCTGGCTGCTGCCATCAGCGCAGCCCTTACCTCCCAGCCTACGTAACTTGTCCACTCGTGGATGGCCGGCGGCAGCGCCGCTCGAGCTTTCCGAAGGGCCTCAGCGCCCTGCGCGCCGctgcccagcagcccctgctcgtACACCACGAACACGGCGGCTCCAGCCACGCTGCCCTTGATGACAAACCTGAAAGAACCAAACACCGTGACAGTTCAGTTCGCGATACCATTATCAACCCACCTTGGGAGCTGTGACATCGAAGGGGGAGCGTCCAGAAAGAAACCACAAATACGCTGCTGTAATGTCTCATTACAGACAAAAAGTGGCATAAAAAATATGTAGctaccttccttttccttcctagcAAACTATTCCCCGTCAACCCCTTGAAACCGTCCCCATTCACGTTTTATCAGGGACAGTTTTcaagaaaaaatgagaaagtcTCAAACAGCTCAGACTATGGGTCAGTTTTTCAAGCCTGAGAATCACTGGCATTTCCTTTGATAAAAGGAACTAAATGATTTCACAGTGAGTTTAACATCCCTGTTAATAACGTGGTTCTTGCTGCCTTGTTAATAAGCAATGTGATTAATCTGACAGACAGCAGCGTCTTGTTAAGCTCGTTACAGCCCAGTTAACACCTGGCCACGCCTTTCCTGCAGTGCCCAGGCTCCCAAAGCTCCCCACAGACTGCACGGGGTGCGAACACCAGTCTGGATGGGCAACCAGCACAACGGGAGATGGGAGAATATTTGACCTTTAGCTACTTTTTCATTATAGAGGAGAGATCTGGGGAGACCGACTTCTTCAAATCCACAGGGCAGAGTTGTTTCCCCTTTAAAGAGACTACAGTACACCTAggggaacaaacaaacacacgCACGTAAACTTGCCCGATAGCACCAACGCAGCAGGAGAACACTGACAGGTACCGCCGTTCAGAGAGGCAGGACAAAAACATCCATGTTCTCACAAGTATTTTTGGGAAAAGGGATTTCTGTGTTAATGCTGCTCTCCCAGGAGCCCCTTCCCCGCCAGCGCTGAGGGGGCTGCATGTCCAGCTCCGCAGGGCTTCCCTTGCCCTGTGTCTGACGCGTTCCCGTCAGCCGGACATGGCGGCTGAGGGAGGTCAAGGGCGCAGCGCTGCAGGGCCGGGCGCCACGGGAACAGGCCCGGGAGAGCCGGGGGACGCGCGGTGcgcggggggccgggccgggcggtgcatgcgggcccgggggggccgggccgggctctcCGGGCAGCGCGGCCGCGGGGACTCACTTGACGGCGGGGAACAGCCGGGCGGCCATGGCTGCCGCGGGGGCCTTCGGGAGCCGGTCACGTGGCCGGGGCCGCGCGGCGGCTCCACCTATCGCAGCCCGGCTCGGTGGTTGCCATGGCAGCCGGGCGGGGGCTCGGAGGGCGGAGCCTCGGGGGCGCGGGGGCATGGCCATCGCGCCCCGCCGTTCCCGGGTCCCAGCGCTGGTTCCCGCCCGTTGTGCCCGTGTCACCGGTTTTCGCTCTGCCCGTCACGTCCCGGCGCAGCGGGCCCGGCTGCTGCTCGGCCGGGGCTGCTGGGACCGGCTCCATCCCGCCCGCTGCTCCGCGTCCGCCGGTCCTCCTGAGGTGCGGCTTCTTTTGGGGTTAACGCTGTCCGCTGGGAGCATAAGAGCTCCTGAACTGAACGTTCCGTAAGGTTCGACACGAGGGGTTTTGTCTCCTGTAGACTAGAGAGGACTCGTGTTGCATAGAGGTTGGGTTCAGAGCTCTGGGAATTGCCAGGGAAAgacccttcccttttcccctttccttcccctttccctttcccttcccctttcccttcccctttccccttcccccttcccctttccccttcccctttccccttcccctttccccttcccctttccccttcccctttccccttcccctttccccttcccctttccccttcccctttccccttcccctttccccttcccctttccccttcccctttccccttcccctttccccttcccctttccccttcccctttccccttcccctttccccttcccctttccccttcccctttccccttcccctttccccttcccctttccccttcccctttccccttcccctttccccttcccctttccccttcccctttccccttcccctttccccttcccctttccccttcccctttccccttcccctttccccttcccctttccccttcccctttccccttcccctttccccttcccctttccccttcccctttccccttcccctttccccttcccctttccccttcccctttccccttcccctttccccttcccctttccccttcccctttccccttcccctttccccttcccctttccccttcccctttccccttcccctttccccttcc
This region includes:
- the MICOS13 gene encoding MICOS complex subunit MIC13, which codes for MAMPPRPRGSALRAPARLPWQPPSRAAIGGAAARPRPRDRLPKAPAAAMAARLFPAVKFVIKGSVAGAAVFVVYEQGLLGSGAQGAEALRKARAALPPAIHEWTSYVGWELPPTPKLDFSPSDSWNKGVQTVMSALSAAPSRACEYTAEGWKYMKDLVK